Proteins encoded in a region of the Balaenoptera ricei isolate mBalRic1 chromosome 19, mBalRic1.hap2, whole genome shotgun sequence genome:
- the LOC132353479 gene encoding non-histone chromosomal protein HMG-14-like: protein MYPARARPAVTMPKRKVSSAEGAAKEEPKRRLARLSAKPTPAKVEMKPKKAAGKDKSSDKKVQTKGKRGAKGKQAEVADQETKEDLRAENEETKNEESPASDEAGEKEAV, encoded by the coding sequence ATGTACCCGGCACGCGCCCGCCCCGCCGTCACGATGCCCAAGAGGAAGGTCAGCTCTGCCGAGGGGGCGGCGAAGGAGGAGCCCAAGAGGAGATTGGCGAGGTTGTCAGCTAAACCGACTCCTGCAAAAGTGGAAATGAAGCCAAAAAAGGCGGCAGGAAAGGATAAATCTTCAGACAAAAAAGtgcaaacaaaagggaaaaggggagcaAAGGGAAAACAGGCTGAAGTGGCTGACCAAGAGACTAAAGAAGACTTACGTgcagaaaatgaagaaactaaaaacGAGGAGAGCCCAGCTTCTGAtgaagcaggagagaaagaggCCGTCTGA